atatatatacacgacTTCtgattgcaatatatatattacattgtcataataataaacaataatgttgagctattgcatttttctgttaccaaacccttcttctacagttaCTTGAACGACTTCTGATTgcaaaagtagttatccctcaatttgttgtgtaaagcTAATagtatgatttggtgattaaacattgatatggtttcgCTGTTGTAACGGCCccgagggaaatcataactacaatgcggcccgaggcGAAAATGagttttgacacccctgttctaatACAATAAATGTCACAATTCTCAGCCATATTATGAACGTTTTATTACATATTGTGTTCTGCTTTCTGGTACAAAATCTGTCTTGTAACTTGtcttttatattgttttgttttttttaatcatgaaacagtttttcttgcttctgaaaataataatatcagGCTGCACATTGAacttgtggttagcacatctgcttcctTGGGTTTCAAATCTCACGCCTTCCcacgtggagtttgcattttattATGGGTACTCTTGGCTTCTTCCCACGTTCCCAAAAATaagcattaattgaagactaaattggccataggtgtgaatggttggttgtctatatgtgatgtgcacagggtgtaccccgtgtCTCTCATCCAACGTCAGCTGGGAAGTGCTCCGccacacccacaaccctaaagGAGAAGCAGAACGTGGACAGATGCAATATTCCTTCACAAGTACACAAAAGGCTTCAGGGttgtggtatatatatatatatattttttttttttttaattagaggATGGCACACAACAGAGTAACATGAACACATGCTTCAAATGCCATGCTGGATCAGTTTTGTCAAAACATCAGATAGGAGAAGCGTAAATTGAAATCTTGGTAACAACAGAGATGTTTTGTCTTCGATGACATCAAAATGAAAGATGATTTTAAGGCATGGGTCCAAAGTTTGGTCTTCATCCACGTGGTCTCCAAAATGATACTTGGAGTAACACCGCTGCAATATTTTGGCACCAAATATACCAgccaaaaataatgaaatacaaacaGGTGCTGATatgaacaacaacacaaaagaagCAACATTTTAGTCGAAATCCTGCAGCTACATATTTCTGTGTTCCCATGTATGTTGTTACCACCGAATGTTATAAAATACATGAAGCCGaacaagtacaaaagtaaatctGACGGGTATGCATGTACAACGTTCACATCGACAGGTTACAATGAACAACGCATAGCGTAGAATGCGGAAATGAACAGCAGCTCATCGCTAGCTCTACACGCGCGTGTATGATTGAAATAGTCACAGCACAGTCATGAGCTCTTCTTTGACAAAGGCACTGTGTACAAAACATGTTACAAACAATACACCCCACTTCTAAGCTAACAGCCAGCTGGATAAAATATGTGCGACTAAGGTCGGTTACAATGACGACACCTCGTCCTGAAAATGAAGAACACAAGAACCGTTTATTTCCAGCACCTCTTTCGTcacatacagtgaaccccttgCATATTCGCAGTTTGGCACTCACAAACTTGCCCTTTTGGAGAATTAttcttactattattttttaaagattttgaaCCTAACCATTATTTACTGGAAAAGGTCACCTATTTGCTGTGTTTACACTCCACCTGGTGGCATCTTTGTGCCAAggaaacaatttgaagtgagttgaggagctttatttagaCCAAATAAGTCTTCAGTCAACGTCTCgtggcatctgtaggcaattcaaaagtcaattaCTCTCAAGAGGTTTGCCATTTGTAGTCGGCCTCGATCATTATCCCCCGTGAATTgacggggttcactgtattttgatTTGAACACACAACATCAGGGAGTTCACCATTTCGGTGACATATACGAGGGAACGgttccatttcattttcatttcaaaaataacaaaacaacaaggTGCCGACAGGGCTGATGGGAGTCATTTTGACTTCCCTTTACAGTAAAATAGTGTGTGTCACAAGTTAGTTAGTTACTGTTAGTAAAAGGTTTGTTTTTCATGACAACAAACTAAGcactattttcattttcatcagttaaaaaaaaaaaacagaacacagcGGTACTGTGTAAACATTCCTGTGATAATAAAgtcaaaaaaagtgtttactcGCATTTATTTTGCACAGGAGAATTTgtaaggggtgggggggagacaACATTTTGAGTCGGGGGTACGGCCCTGAGCATCTACCACATGCTATGTGACGAACTACACGAGTGATGCGTGAGCCTGGCGTGTGTCCAGGCCTCACTTAAGGCGACCCTTCCTGAACATGGCTTAgtgttaaaacaacatttgtgtgtgttaataAAAAGGCAGATGTGACAAGACAGCAGGGGATCTGGATGACACAGCTCTGTCCGAAAACGGGTTTTTTTTGGGCACTTGAGTGGTGATCGGACAAGCGAGGTGACGATGAGCTAATAGTGGTTCTACTCGTACAATCCTTGTACCGTAATATGCTGTTGATGCAAGCCATATTTCAGTCACAGGGGGTGAAGACTGGGTGAGTGTAACAGCGGATTATCAAGTTCTCTTGGAGGGAGAGAAACAGGAAATATATGGCAGCCAATTGTAACCAGCTCAGACTCAACATTACATGAATGTTGGACTCTTCCAGCGCAAGCAGCATTTTCTCACTTAACCCATTTCGAATACATTTACTCTTGACATTTTCCTCCTTTCAACCAACACgtctgcttttgtttggcttGCGGAATTGAATGGGACTGCAGCATAGAATCCTGGCTGACCAGGAAGTAGGTAAAACCGcaaaacctctctttttctctgtTGGAAagtaaaatcataaaaatggTCTCCAATCTCATTTGGTGTTTCTGGCAGTTTGCATAAGTGGGTCAGAGGCTAGAGAAAGTGTTGTCATGCTTGAGGCAGATACTGTTTATGTCCGACGGGGGTTGAGATTCATCAGATGGCTGTCTGGCCGCTCATCTTCTGCAGCAGTGGGATCTGTGGGAGGAGAACACCTGCAGTTAGCTCACGTGAACACGTGACGACAAAGGAGGCGCGATACACGGACGGCAAGCTTGAGTTTCCTCATCTGTCACCGGGAATGTCAAAGGATGGTGGTACTGCATAAGGAACTTCAGAGCCCCCTGCTGGACAACAAGGCTGCTGAAACCACCCGAGTGCTGGCATCTGATGCATAGCGTGCGGGCGTGCGTGCGCACGTACGTCGTGAGGACAGGCGCCAAGGAATACTTCCCTCATAGTAGCCGGCTCACTTGTCAATGCGCATGTGGGAGGGGTTAACCCCCACCTTAAACCCGGGGGAGGGgttatatacacaaatatatatatacatatacccGTGTATATTATATACTAGAACTAGCAGCTTCTTCcgtcttgcaatcaacttcttaaacagctaacctacaattccattgcaacatgctggcaatttttggtctttttgtcttgagcttgttgtcacatttctgcggGGCCAAAtctatattactcgtgcactcactgtcgcaGTCTCGCCACGCCGCACTATTTGCACGATAAGGCTGGTCACACTTACCTTGGTCACGTCCACCCCAGTGAGGGCGTTGATAGAAACTGGGAGTTCGGCTAGTAGACGGTTCACCTCTCCTGTCACACGGCTGCCTTCGCCGGTCAGGATCACAATCTCACTGGTCCGGGACAAGGGTGCAGCCACCTTGCTGGCGATCTAATAACAACACAATGAACATCTCTTAGCATTTACGCATTTATGTATACAGGCCGACGTGACATGAATTTTATGTTATGgtctttttatttcttcagaATCAATGAGAGTTTTGAGTCTTTGAGCATCATCTCCATGGAGAGCTACAAGTCGATGATACGAACTTATTGACGAGTACTGTTGCATCTTTCTACTTTGAGAGGTCAAAATGTCGGACTTCATGATGTCGAGCAATGATGTAAAATCCAGTATAAATGAATACAAGTGACCTCGGGCAGCGCCTCCAGAACCAAAGCAGTCTTGGCGGCCTCGCCGTACTGCTGGTAGGCTTCGGCTTTCAGCCTCATTTTCTCGGCCTCCGCTTTGCCGACGGCTTCGATGGAGCCGGCCTCCGCTTCGCCGAGCAAGCGAATCTTCTCGGCCTCTGCCTGGGCTGTCAGCACCTTCTTGATCCTGGTGGAGGGAAAGAAAAGACTTTTCTAACTGCGTGGCACCTTTTGCTTCAGCGGAGGTCTTACAGTGGTCCTAGCGCGCGCTAAACGGGCTTTACAATACGGCACAATTGGGGTTACATATGAATCATTGCAAAGCACCTCAACAGAGGTTCCCGACAAGGGAGAGCAGAGGCACCAATTCCACTCACTTCTGTCCCTCAGCCAGCTGCTGCATCTTGTAAGCTTCAGCCTCAGCAGGTCTCTTCACAGTGGCAATCAGCTCCTTCTCAGTTCGGTCAATCTCCTTCTCCTCAATGGTGATTTGCTTCTTCCTCTGGACCACTTCGATCTCGATCTCCTCCAGACGGATCTTCTGCTGTTCTTTGGCCGCTTGCAGCTCATAAGCCAGCTGAGCTTCTGCTTTCTGGAGAGAGACACCGTGGCTTAGAATGACTTCACCCCTTCAGTGggtttatggggaaaaaaatatacagtcttCACCTGTTATAGCGTGGTTTACCTACAGCGACCCCAGTACATTGAAGATTTGTATTATTCTCTCCGTGACGTGCGTGGATTTATTTTGGCTGACAATAAGGCGCTGTAAAGCGGCCACGCAAACCCAAAGCCCCAGTCCACACGCCGGCAGTCAAATCGGACTTtttgaaaagcaaaataataaaagtctGCAATGTATCCTCCGCAATAAACAGGGCTTTACTGTTTTCAGTCCAATCGACACAGATGAATAAATACCTTTGTGTTGACTTCCTGGTTGAAGGCAGCTCTCTGCATTTCCAGCTCCCGCTTGGAATCTGCCATTTTCGTGTCTGCCAGGAACTTAACATCCATCATTTCTTTCTTACACTCAgcttcctgtaaaaaaaaaaaaaaatattttttttttttttaaataaaatggagaTGTGAGTTTCCGAAAGCGACGGAACTTGTTCTGCTCTTAGAAATCAGCTCTGGGATGATGTCCTCTTACCCTGATGCCAGCGTCTCTCTCCGCCTCCGCCACGCCAATGTCAGCATCCCTCTGCACTGCAGCCGTCTGTGTTTTGCCCAGTGAGCTTAAGTACTCCACTTTGTCATACACatcctgaccaaaaaaaaaaaaaacaaacagaagcaGTTTGTTCATACATGCGTCGAAAGGTATTTTACCGGCGCATATAATGCGCTTTAAATTGCAAACTTTGGTGTTAACCACCCCTACTGTAAGTCTCAACGGGATTATTGAGGAAGCTAAACTGTTACCTCGGCCTTTGCGAATTCAATTATTACACGAATGAAACGCAGCCATTGGAAAGATCAAGAAGCAATCTTTCTGGCCTCACACCTTGATAGTGAAACTGAGGATCTCGATGCCCATGCGGCCGACGTCAGGTGCCGCCACTTCTCGGACCAGGGAGGCAAACTTGTCCCTGTCTTGGTAAATCTGCTCCACCGTTAAGGTACCTGTAACGTGAACACAGGCGTCGGTGTTTTCTGTTCAAAGTCTTGCTTTAATAGTCATTAACAATATGTAATGGCACATGAGCAACACTTCAAATAGCTTCAATCTTTACTGTTCACCTCACTTGCCGGTGATCAGACTGACCAGACTTTATGTGGGCAACAAACTGCTTAGCACATTAACAGTCAAGAGACCTTGCGGGACGTAAATCTGCTACCTCATTTGACCCCAACAACCCTAATCAAAATATCTTAATCAATATTGGACGTTTCCCCTTTAAGCAGATACCTACCGAGGATAGCGCGCAGGTGACCTTCAAGGGTCTGCAGGATGACGCTCTTGATCTCAATGACCGACTTCCCGAGGAACTGCTCGCAGGCGTAACCGAGCAGTTCATTTTCTGTCATCACCTTTACCTGCCATCGGTGTGGACAAACATCGTCAGCCGAGCATACACGGAACAATTAATGACCACAAAATCTTCTTATTACACGAGTTAAAAAAAGTTGGGAATGCTTTTGCTCCCCAAAATTATTGTGGTTCTAAATTGTTGTTGACGACACGTATCCAGAAAGATCCGCAGAGAACAGCGACTGCTGGCTTTACTAATTGCATACAAGACTAACTCACCAATGAATGAGGTCATGACCACACGTACAACGAGCGTTCCAAGAACACATTTTGCGCAAACAGAAGTTGCATTGAGGAAACGGGGAGTTTTGGGAAAACCCTGGCcagcgtggggaaaaaaaagtgttctcaGTATTGTTTGCGGACAGCATCTTGGCTTgtgttgttttgaaatgtttaacaTGACCTCAAGCTAGCTTACGTTATATTTAACAATTGAACATATGCAATAATGTTGTCGCCTTGCATGCCTTCCACTTCATCTCATGCAATGACAGATGCGAGTGTGCCTTTACACACACAGCCAATTACAAATGCTTTCATTTATGTTGTCTGCATGTAGACCAGCACTGATTCTAAACCATCTGGGGATCGTCTATGCGAGGTGGCATCGGAATGTGTGCGACCAAGTCATCTGATGTTGCTtttcaggcttctgattggcccaAATGTGCTTGAGAGCCAACTCACGTGTTTTCATGTAGCAGGAGATGTTTAAAGCCCCGTTGAGAGTGGATGTAGATCATTTTTTTGTCCGCAGCGAGGAAAATACACGTGTGATCAAATCTGCGTACGTGTGGACATAGCCTTAGCCAACCTGGCTCAATAGACAGATACATTGAATCATATTCCTTATATTTATGTGCAAGACTTATCGTATGATTCTTgtccatatttttttctgtcgtATCATGCTCATGACCCATGCACGCGAAATAAAGAAAGGAATGGTGACATCAGTGACAGTAAGAGCTCAttttaatggcaaaaaaaaaaaaaggaagggggaaaaaaaacaagctgggGGTGACGCTGTACTCCACCGGGGCTGTCAAAAGAGACAGAAAAGTGTGCTGGGTCCTTAGGCAAGTGGTCACACCGTTGGTTTGGGTAACATGCACTCATACCAGGATTGAAGGACACACAAATGTTAAGTAAGGGGTGCTCATTGTCATTCCACGTCAAAACTGAGAAAGGGTGCAAGCTGGACGACCGCACGGCGGGCCAGCTCAAAAGACTCAGCAGGAGGCGCTGTGCTGTGGCTCAACCTCAAATTAACTAGTGTGGAAAAAAGTGAGTCGAACCCACAACTGCAGACCTCTGACCTCCCCACACCCCTTTATCAGGCTTCCTCCTGAACAGGAAAAGCTCATACAAATCATGTCTCCACTTttccggaaatgtatttttctatttaatgAGGTCTACTTTGTAGTTAGACTACAAATGTATCTGACGTTGGAAGAGGAAGACGGAAGCAATAATCTGTGGTTCCCTTTAGATGACTTCCCACGAAGCATGTTTGTCATTCAAGGTCATGTCGCTCCCGTCGGTTGCCGTGAGCCCCTGCAATGGCTTTGGATCCACTTGGACCAATAATGCAGTGGCTGAGTAAATTGTGGAGTAAAAGAAGTGTGAGAGGGTGAGGGGTCGTTCCAGACAGTGGGCCCGTTGTCAGCATGCATGTAGGAAAATACACAGAGGGCAACACTGGATGGATCCAATGCAGTGCAGGACTGATAATGGTGCATCtcttttcaaacacacacaaggcatGCGCACAAAATTAGGAACATGAATAACAGAACTGAAATACTCAAGGCCATGGTAGGTGCTCTTAACATATCCTGAAACTGATTTTGACTTTAAGAATACGTCTAGGACTTATATTGGGTCGAGATGGATTTatagtggtgtgaaaaagtggttGCCCCCTTccagatttcttatttttttgcatgtcacacttaaatgttttgcatcatcaaacaaatttaaatattagtcaaagacaacacaagtgaacacaaaatgcagtttttaaacgtGTTTtaggaatggagaaaaaaaaaatgctaacctTCATGACCCTGTGTGAATAAATGATTGCCTCCCTGTTAAAACATGACTGTGGttctctagccacacccaggaatgatactgccacacctgttcaaaataaagtctgcaaaaggttataaagccatttgtAAACCTTTGGGACTCTAGCAAACCACAGTGTGAGCCATTAGCTACAAATCGCGAAAACACAGAACAGTGGCGAACCTTCCCAGGCGTGGCCAGCCGACCAAAATTACCTCAAGAGCGCagtgacgactcatccaagaggtcgaagaagaccccacaacaacatccaaagaactggaggcctcacttgcctcagttaaggtcagtgttcattaaggctcgtctcaattttgccagaagacatcttgatgacccccaagacttttgggaaaatactcccAAAGTAGAACTTTTGGGGAGTCGTGTGTCCCATTGAATCTGGCATTAAAGTAACACAGCggttcagaaaaagaacatcataccaccagtaaaatatggtggtggtagtgtaatGGCCTGGGGCTTGTTTtgctacttcaggacctggaagacttgctgggataaatggaaccatgacttctactgtctaccaaaaaatcctgaaggagtaTGTCCAACCATCTGTTGGTGACTTCAAGCTGAAacaaacttgggttctgcagcaggacaatgatccaaaagagACCAGcaagcaagtccacctctgaatggctgaagaaaaacaaaataaagactttggagtggcctagtccaAGACCTGACCCGAATTGGATCCTACGGAGATGCTGCGGTACGACATAAAACGGCGGTTGATGCCCGAAAATCCTCTGATGTGGCTGAATTAGAACAATTCTGCAAAGCGGGCCAAAATtctgtaagagactcattgcaagttatcgcaaacgcTTGTGTGGCCCAACCGGTTATTAGGTTGAGGGGGCAAtcgctttttcacacagggccatgtaggtttggattttttcccTCCCCGAATAATGACAACCAttccaaaactgcattttgtgtttttgactaacatttaaatttgtttgatgatgggaaacatttaggTGTGACAAACTCTCCATTGTACACTTTGCTTTTTGCAATGGAGAGGAGACTGTTAGCAACGAGTCTGATTCAAATTATCCATAAGTGCCACTTTCCTCTTGCACAATAGACCTTTGAAACGATATCCTGCCTGACTAGTTACCAACTGTTTTATGGTCTATGTATTGATGAAATGTTCTCAGATCTCTGAAAGTTATAGGAATAGGCATAGGAGGATCTAACGCccaaaaagaataaaagagCAATGAACACAGAGTGACATGCAGGGAAGGCGCTACAGCTTTTTGCTCATTCAGACAGTTGAAACAAGGTTCCCCCAACGCTTACGGGTGCACAGCAGAATAAGGTTGTAATTAAAAACTTACTTTATATAAAAAGAGTAATCATGGCTCCCGTACTGTCGCTAATCTGAAGAATTGACACAGTGGCGGGATCTTATTTTGCGTCATAACCTCGGACACTGCTACCGTCAGTCCGAGTGTACAGGCTTGCCCGCATCCACGTCATCCAATGATGAGGGCAAAACATGCAGGATTTAACATTTTGGAGGACagttttggagggggggggggggggggggggcgacaggGTGCGACTGTGCGGGTAAGTCTGAACTGGCATTCCCGAAAAGAAACAGTGTGGTGATTTACCTGAGCCACCCCTGTGACAGTAATAGCTACACCCTCCGCTGTCTCTACATCCTCACACTTGGGCTGCAGGGTCATAATCTCAAGCGTTATCCTGTGAAGAATGTGGaaacatataaaataaaaacaggcatGTTTGGAGGGGAAGCAAATGACGGGAGGGGCCAGAACACAAGGAAAATAATCAGGACAAAGTGAAACCATTCACCCAAGGACTCCAGAGCACTGACAATGGAGTATGTGATGCTCCCTCAAAccaattgaaattgttttgaaatgcagcTCTCTGAGAATAACTCGCCCATGTGGGGATTAGTCCCTCGGTTTCTAAAGCCCTGCCTTCGGAATCGGTCGGCCATACAGTTTTCAGACTGCAGCTTCGCGGCAAAGTTAGAGACTGCTCATTGCCCCCGTTTGACTGCGTAAGACAGAAGAGAaaagcgcgcgcgcgcacacacacacacaacacgcaATCGGGTTACAGCTAATTAGTTGAGCCAGTTTTCCTGCATCCTCTTTTGGTCTtgagctgtgttttttttcttttttgccggAGGGGTCTCTTGAAAATACATTACCTGGGCCACCCCAGTCACATCCAGGGGAACACCCTCCGAGGTTTCGATATTCTCACAGCGACAGAGGATGGTCATAACCTCCAGAGACATTCTATGCAGACAGGGAGGCAGGCCGGAGTAGCACAGGCAAAACAGTAAGTTGGACAACAGCTGTTAGGAAGGTCAGTTACCAAGGTTAAGAGAAAGAGGTCAAAGTCAGAACCTGAAGCCCTGCTACTCCTGCGTCAGCCACAAACACTATCCTTCTATTTCTAAGTGCTGCTGTGTCGAGTATTTACAaaggagaagaaagaaaaaaaaaaaaaaaaaaaaaaagcttgctgCGAAAATTGTATTATGATACTATTCTCAAGGTAAGCAAATGTTAAAAAGAAGGACAAAAATCAAGATCCGTAGATGAAGTAAGccgtttttgttctttttcatcaATAGTCAATACAGTTTGCAGGGAATTTAACCATAAGATTAGCTGCTATGATAATGGggattttattgaacaaaaccaCAATGATGACAGCATTTCTCATTGCATATAGTGTTCaaaattattgttaaaaaaacaattttgtgatgtgtctggggggaaaaaaaatcattttatcattttcttTTACGAACGGAAACCATTTTTACCCGTTAACACAGTAATTCAATCTTGATATCGCCTTAACAAATGTCATCCATTGAACTTGATGGAAAATGTCCGCCTGTATCTCGTTTGAGGATAGAAGAATTGCCTGCCAGAGTTGAAGTTAGGAGCCCGCTAGGCTGCCATCCGGAGGTCCTCAATATTGTTGAGGTCAGGGG
The DNA window shown above is from Phyllopteryx taeniolatus isolate TA_2022b chromosome 17, UOR_Ptae_1.2, whole genome shotgun sequence and carries:
- the LOC133467568 gene encoding flotillin-2a isoform X3 translates to MGNCHTVGPNEALVVSGGCCGSDQKTYVVGGWAWAWWLISDIQRMSLEVMTILCRCENIETSEGVPLDVTGVAQVKVMTENELLGYACEQFLGKSVIEIKSVILQTLEGHLRAILGTLTVEQIYQDRDKFASLVREVAAPDVGRMGIEILSFTIKDVYDKVEYLSSLGKTQTAAVQRDADIGVAEAERDAGIREAECKKEMMDVKFLADTKMADSKRELEMQRAAFNQEVNTKKAEAQLAYELQAAKEQQKIRLEEIEIEVVQRKKQITIEEKEIDRTEKELIATVKRPAEAEAYKMQQLAEGQKIKKVLTAQAEAEKIRLLGEAEAGSIEAVGKAEAEKMRLKAEAYQQYGEAAKTALVLEALPEIASKVAAPLSRTSEIVILTGEGSRVTGEVNRLLAELPVSINALTGVDVTKIPLLQKMSGQTAI
- the LOC133467568 gene encoding flotillin-2a isoform X1, which translates into the protein MGNCHTVGPNEALVVSGGCCGSDQKTYVVGGWAWAWWLISDIQRITLEIMTLQPKCEDVETAEGVAITVTGVAQVKVMTENELLGYACEQFLGKSVIEIKSVILQTLEGHLRAILGTLTVEQIYQDRDKFASLVREVAAPDVGRMGIEILSFTIKDVYDKVEYLSSLGKTQTAAVQRDADIGVAEAERDAGIREAECKKEMMDVKFLADTKMADSKRELEMQRAAFNQEVNTKKAEAQLAYELQAAKEQQKIRLEEIEIEVVQRKKQITIEEKEIDRTEKELIATVKRPAEAEAYKMQQLAEGQKIKKVLTAQAEAEKIRLLGEAEAGSIEAVGKAEAEKMRLKAEAYQQYGEAAKTALVLEALPEIASKVAAPLSRTSEIVILTGEGSRVTGEVNRLLAELPVSINALTGVDVTKIPLLQKMSGQTAI
- the LOC133467568 gene encoding flotillin-2a isoform X2, with the translated sequence MTENELLGYACEQFLGKSVIEIKSVILQTLEGHLRAILGTLTVEQIYQDRDKFASLVREVAAPDVGRMGIEILSFTIKDVYDKVEYLSSLGKTQTAAVQRDADIGVAEAERDAGIREAECKKEMMDVKFLADTKMADSKRELEMQRAAFNQEVNTKKAEAQLAYELQAAKEQQKIRLEEIEIEVVQRKKQITIEEKEIDRTEKELIATVKRPAEAEAYKMQQLAEGQKIKKVLTAQAEAEKIRLLGEAEAGSIEAVGKAEAEKMRLKAEAYQQYGEAAKTALVLEALPEIASKVAAPLSRTSEIVILTGEGSRVTGEVNRLLAELPVSINALTGVDVTKIPLLQKMSGQTAI